Sequence from the Streptomyces sp. NBC_00440 genome:
GGGCGACGACCGTGCGGCCGGGGCGGTTCTCCCCGACGAACTCGGGTGACCACACCTTTCCGCGCTCGGCGCCGGGCCGGATGCCGGTGGTGTCGGCCAGTTGCCAAGGGCCGTGCAGGGACCGTGCCGTCCACACGAAGATGCCGTCGTTCCAGGGACCGGCCACGGCGAGGCCGGGTACGCGGGTGGTGCCGGTGGCGACGTAGAGCGCGCGGCCGTCGACGACGAAGCAGTTGACGTAGGCGTCGCGCATCCAGACACGGCCCAACTCCTTGTCTCTGGGCCGGAGTTCCAGGGGAAGAGTAAAGGAGTTGTCCTCCTGCGGCCACAAGTCCTGGCGGGCGTCCGCGAGTCCGTACGGCTCCGGTTCGGGCCAGTTCTGCGGGTAGTGAGACGTCGGGTGCGACTGTGTCTGCGCGGGCAGCGCCTCGGCAGTGGCCGTGGGCAGCGCGGCCACTCCCATGGATCCGGCTATGCCGGTCAGTACGGACCGTCGGCCGATGTGTATTCCGTTCTCGGATCTCTTCATCTGGGCTGTCCCCTTTGTCGTCAAGGCTTGCGGCGTGCTGTCGGCATGTGGTTCATGACTGTCCGGCCCCGGAGTGCGCTTCGGGCCCGTCGGATTCGAAGGCGGAAAGCGTGGTGTCGTAGTCCGTCTCCACGTCGTACATCGGCGTCATCCAGTGGTAGAAATTGTCGCCACGCTCGCGGAGCAGGTCGTACAGCTGCCGGGTCAGTGCCGTGCGTACGCCGAGTAGTTCCGGGTGGTCGTGGCGGTTGTGCAGCTCATCGGGGTCGGCATCGAGGTCGTACAGCTCGTTGCAGGACTCGGGGTTGATCACCAGCTTGTGGCTTCTGGTGCGCAACATCCGCTGCGGGTAGGGGAAGTGGTGACCATGGAACTCGGCGAGATGGTGCTCGTCCCACTGCGGGTGCTCACCGCGTACGAGGGGCAGCAGACTGCGGCTGTCCACGGCCGGCTCCGTCGCGCTGCCCGCCAGGTCGAGAATGGTGGCGGTGCAGTCGGTGAGGGAGACGAACTCCTCGCGCACCTGGCCCTGCGGGGCGCCTGGGACCTTCAGCAGCCCGGGGATGCGGTAGATGTCCTCGTACATGGCCGGCCCCTTGTCGTGCAGCCGGTGGGCGCCGGTGAACTCGCCGTGGTCGGCGGTGAAGAAGACCGCCGTCCGGTCGTCGAGCCCGAGTTCGCGCATGGCGTCGAGGATGCGCCCGATCTGCTCGTCGACGAGCGTCACGTAGCCCCAGTAGACGGCGACCAGCTTCCTTGACTCCTCCAGCGCCATGGTGTCGAAGGCCCACAGCTTGCTGTAGTTCTGCTGGACGGCCGGTTTCGCCGCGAAGGTCTCGCCCACGGAGGCGGGCAGTTCGACCAGCCCGGGGTCGTACATGTCGTAGTAAGCGTCCGGGAGGATGTACGGCAGATGCGGGCCGAAGAAGTGGGTGGCCAGGAAGAACGGCGCCCCGTCACCGTGGTCCTCCTGCGCGGCGAAGCGATGGAGCATCTCGATGGTGCGCGTGGCGAGGTAGTACTCGAAGGTGGCTTCGACCGGCTGGTGGAGGCGGGCGGCAAGGAGGTTTCCCGGGCTGCCGTTGGGCGTGGTGCCCCGCACCGGATCCGTAATGCGGTACGGGGGCAGGCCGTTCTCCGTCAGGTACGCGAGGTAGTCGGGGTGGTCCACGGGGTTGTGCCAGCCGGCCAGGTCGGGGCCCTCGAAGCCGTAGTCGGCGGCGGTGCGCTGCACGCCGCCGTGCCACTTGCCGAGCAGGCCGAGGTTGTAGCCCTCGGCACGAAGCTGCTCGGAGAAGGTGAACTGGCCGTCGGAGAGATCCTCAAGATAGCCGACGTTACGCTCGTAGTTGGCCAGCAGCTTGTGCCGGAACGGAGCCGCCCCGGTGAGCAGACTGGCGCGCGCCGGGGTGCAGATCGCGGTAGGAGTGTAGAAGCTGTCGAACCGTGTTCCCTCGTCCGCGAGCCGGTCGAGGTTCGGGGTGCGCGTGTGCGGATTGCCGTACGCGCCCAGGGTGTCCACCCGGTGTTGGTCGGTCATCAGGAAGAGCATGTTGCGGCGCACGGAGGGCCTTTCGGGTCGGTCCGGCTCGCGCGTCGGCCGGGACGGGCGGACGCATCGGAGACGCCGGAATTTCGGGCACGCCGCCTTGACGCCTCGACAGATGCCGCTTCGGGATGGCTGATTCGGCATCCGGTGCGTGCTCGACGGTGCCGTGCGACGCATGTTCCGGCCCGGCGATGATTTAAGTCAAGAGGGTGGACGCAAATCGTACGGGGGACCCTGCCGAGGAAAGCATCCACTGTTTCGCGTTGCCGAAAAGCCGCCCGGCGGGGTGCCGGGCGCGTCTGCACCGTACATGTCGGCAGGTCAGGGTGGGCCCGTTGCGGCAGCTGTTGACACATAGCCTTCATGTGAACAATTTGTTTCGGCTTATTGACGAAAATACTCGGCACTCACATGCTGTCCTGCATGCACGAACACGACGGTCCGCTGACGCGCCTGCGCCGCAGCCATGAGCAAGCGGTTCTTGGGCTGCTCCGCAGGCACGGCCCTTTGAGCCGCGCAGAGTTGGGCGATCGCAGCGGGCTGTCCCGCACCACGCTTCACGACATCCTCGCCGGGCTGGTGGGCAATGGCTCCGTGGTCACCGGCACACCACACGTCGAGGTTCGCAAGCGCGGGCGGCCGGTCGAGAAACTCAGCCTCAACCCGGCGGCGGGGGAGGCGGTCGGCATCGACTTCGCGCGCCGCTCCGTGCACGTCGCGGCCGTCAACTTCGCCCATGAGGTGGTCGGTTCGGCGAGCGAGGCGCATGCCGCAGACCTGTCCTGGCCCGAACGGGTCGATATCGCCGTACGTCTCCTCGCCGCGTCGGCGACCGTCCAGCTCGACGCACTCAGCGCGATCGGCGTCGGCGTGGTCGGACCGATCACCGACCCCGGCAGCGGAAACGCCCGTGCGCAGGGCATCGACGGCCTGCCGGACCTGCTGCGCAAGCAGTTCGGTGTGCCGGTGCTCCTGGACAACAACACCCGCCTCGCGGCGCTCGCCGAGGCGGTGTGGGGTGCGGCGGCGGACAGCAGCGACGTGCTCTACCTGCGGTTGTCACACGGCGTCGGCGGCGGACTGGTCGTGGGCGGCGCGCTGCACCGCGGCCGTAACGGCCTGTCCGGCGAGTTCGGGCACATCACCGTGGACCCGGCCGGCAGACCGTGCGACTGCGGCGGGACGGGGTGTCTGGAGACCCGTGCCTCGCTCGACGCGGTTCTGCACCGCTACCGCGAAGCCGGCGGCCGGGCCAAAGGCATCGCCGGGCTCCTCGACGCCGCCGCTGCCGGCGAACCGTCCGCCCTGAAGGCGCTGGAGCGCGTCGGCGACGACGTCGGCGGGGTGCTGGCCGCGGTCTGCCAGGCCGTTGGCCCGGGCGTCATCGTCATCGGCGGCGAGCTGGCGGAAGCAGGCCGCGCGCTGCTCGCGCCGGTCGAACGAGCCCTGCGGCAGCACCTGATGCCGATGGCCCGCCCATACGTGGACGTACGGCGCGCGACGCTCGGCGACGCGGGCAGCGCGCTGGGCGGCATCGCCCTCGTTCTTCATGAATCCCCCCTGCTTTCCCACTACCCGCAGCCCGTCCCCGAGGAGAACGCGTGAAGCCACCAGCGAGGAACCCATGGCTGTGATCGCTCCTGTCGAGAAGTCCGCCGCCGAAGGGCGGCAGCCGCAACCGCGCCGTACCCGGCACCGGCCCCTGCTCCTCAACGTCGTCGCGGTGGCCGCAGGCATTGCGGTCTGGGCCGTCGTGGCCGCCCTGGGGCTGGTCGAGAACCTGCCCGCGCCGACGGGGGTGGCGGAGAAGGCCGGCGCCATGATCTCCGACGGCACCCTCGCATCCGATACGTTCGCCAGCCTGCGCCGGGTCTTCCTCGGCTACGCCCTCGGCGTGGCGGTGGCCATCCCGGTCGGCTTCCTCATGGGCTGGTACCCCATCGCGCGCGCCCTGATCGAGCCGTACATCCAGTTCTTCCGCACCATTCCGCCGCTCGCGCTCATTCCGCTGGCGGTCGTACTGCTGGGAATCGGCGAGGTGCCGAAGATCGCCGTGATCTTCCTGGCCTCGTTCATGTCCTGCGTCCTCTCCTCCTTCCAGGGCGTCATCGACGTCGACAGGACACTCATCAACGCGGCCCGGGTGCTCGGCGCCTCGGACCGCACCATCTTCGCCAAGGTGGTCGTCCCGGCCTCCACTCCGTTCATCCTGGTCGGCATGCGGATCGGCCTCGGCGCGTCCTGGGCCACCGTGGTCGCCGCCGAACTCATCGGCGCGCAAGAGGGGTTGGGATACCGGATGCAGAAGGCGTCCACCTGGTTCGACATGGACGCGGTCTTCGTGTCCCTGATCACGATCGGCGTACTCGGGCTCGTCATGGACCGGCTGCTGCTGCTGGCCGAGCGACGTCTCACCGGCTGGCAGGAGCGACGATGAACAGTAAGATCACCTTCCGTGACGTGGTAAAGACCTTCCCGTTGAAGGGCGCGTCCTTCACCGCGCTCGGCGGGGTGAGCCTGGACATCGCGGACCAGGAGTTCGTCACAGTCGTGGGGCCGTCCGGCTGTGGCAAGTCCACCCTGATGAGCATGGCCGCAGGGCTGCAGGAGCCCGACTCGGGCAGTGTCCTGGTCGACGGGACCCCGGTGTCAGGGCCGGGCCCCGAGCGGGGGGTGATCTTCCAGCAGTACGCCCTCTTCCCCTGGCTGACCGTGCGGCAGAACGTGGAGTTCGGGCTCAAGATCGCCTCGGTGCCCGCCGCCGAGCGGCACCGGCGCACCGAGCAGGCCATCAGCCTCGTCGGTCTGAACGAGTTCGCCGAGGCCCTGCCCAAGACGCTCTCCGGAGGCATGAAACAGCGCTGTGCCATCGCCCGTGCGTACGCGGTCGATCCCCAAGTGCTGCTGATGGACGAGCCGTTCGGGGCGCTCGATGCCCTGACCCGGGTGCAGCTGCAGGACCAGCTGCTGCAGACCTGGAGCCAGGAGAAGCGCACCGTGCTGTTCATCACCCACGACGTGGACGAGGCCGTCTACCTCGCCAGCCGGGTCGTCGTCATGGCCGCAAGGCCCGGCCGCATCCATCGCGTCATCGACGTGGATCTGCCCTATCCCCGTACCGAGGAAATCCGGCTCTCGCCGGAGTTCCTGCATATCCGCAACAGGGTGTGGACCGCCGTGTACCACCAGGAAGCCCCGCCCCGGGCGGCCTGACTCGTCATCCCAGGGCCCGCGCCCTGAACCTCCGTACCAGGAACTTCGCAGAATCGACCGGCGCACCACCCCGAGAGGAAACTTCCGCATGCCCAGAAAGTCGATCAGGCGCGCCGTCATGGCGCTGCCCCTCGCGTTCATGCTCTCGCTGTCCCTCAGCGCCTGCTCCGACAGCGCTTCCGAGAACAACAGCACGGTTCGGTTCGGCTACATCGGCGACTACAACGGGGCCAGCCTGCTGGCGATCGCCGACAAGCAGGGGCTGTGGAAGAAAGCGGGCCTGACCGCACACGTGAAGTCGTTCAACAACGGTCCGGTGCAGGTCCAGGCGCTGAGCGCCGGTGACCTCGACTACGGATACATCGGGCCCGGCGCGATGTGGCTGCCGGCCTCCGGCAAGGCCAAGGTCATCGCCATCGACACCCTCACGTACGCCGACCGGGTCATCGGCCAGCCCGGCATGACGTCCATGAAGGACCTCAAGGGCAAGCGGGTCGGCGTACCCGAGGGCACCTCCGGCGACATGATCCTCAACATCGCCCTGGCGAAGGCCGGGATGACGGTGAAGGACATCGACAAGGTCAACATGGACCCGTCCACCATCGTCTCCGCCTTCTCCTCGGGAAAGATCGACGGCGCCGGCTTCTTCTACCCCGCCATCGACACCATCAAGAAGAAGGTTCCGGGCCTTGAGGAGATAGCCAGTACCAAGGACACCGGGGACGCCTTCCCCACCGCGTTCGTCGCCGGCAACAAAGTGCCCGGGGCGAAGAACAGCAAGGTGATCAAGGTGCTGCAGCAAGCCAACGACTGGCGCAAGCAACACCCGGAGGAGTCCATCGCACTCGCCGCCAAGATGCTCCAGGTCACCGAAGCCCAGGCCAAGTCCGACGCCTCTCATGTGGAGACCCTCTCCACCGCTGACCTGGCCGCGAAGACCAGGAGCGGCGAGGTGAACCAGTGGCTGAAGAAGCTGGGCGCGTTCTTCGTCCGCAACAAGCAGCTGGATGACAACCCGGACCCCAGCGACTACTACGAGGGCGATCTCTACGGGCGGACCGCCGGCAAGTAGCCCTCGACCACGAGTCGCTCTCCCCTCGCGGGTGGCCGACTGCCGTGCGAGCCTGCTCGGCCGCTGCCTTGGGAGAGCAGGGTGGGCTGTTGTGATGTGCTGTGGGGTCGGTGCGTGTGCGCACCGACCCCACAACTGGAGTGCGCCGGGGTCAGATCAGGTCGAAGCGGTCGAGGTCCATGACCTTGGCCCAGGCGGCGACGAAGTCCGTCACGAACTTCTGCTGCGCGTCGTCGCCGGCGTAGACCTCCGCGAGGGCGCGGAGTTCGGAGTTGGAGCCGAAGACCAGGTCGGCGCGGGTGCCGGTCCACTTGACCTGGCCGGCCGCGTCGCGGGCCTCGAACTCGTCCTGCGCCGAAGACGTCGATTTCCAAGTGATGCCCAGGTCGAGCAGGTTCACGAAGAAGTCGTTGGTCAGCGTGCCCGGGCGGTCGGTGAGGACGCCGTGTTTCGAGCCGCCGGTATTGGCGCCCAGCACGCGCAGACCACCGACCAGGACGGTGGTCTCCGGGGCGCTCAGCGTCAGCAGGTTGGCCCGGTCGAGGAGCAAATACTCGGCGGGCAGACGGCTGCCCTTGCCAGCGTAGTTGCGAAAGCCGTCGTACACGGGTTCCAGGGCAGCGAAGGACTCGACGTCCGTCTGGTCCTGCGTGGCGTCGACCCGGCCCGCGGTGAACGGCACCTGTACCTCGACGCCGGCGTCCTTGGCCGCCCGCTCGACGGCCGCGTTGCCCGCGAGGACGATCAGGTCGGCCAGTGAGACCTGCTTGCCGCCCTTGGCGTTGAAGGATGCCTGGACACCTTCCAGAGCGCGCAGGACCTGGGCCAGCTCGTCCGGGTCGTTCGCCTCCCAGCCGCGCTGCGGCTCCAGACGGATCCGGGCGCCGTTGGCGCCGCCGCGCTTGTCGCTGCCGCGGAATGAAGCGGCCGAGGCCCAGGCGGCCGAGACCAGCTGTGCCACCGTCAGGTCCGTTGCGAGTACCTGCTCCTTGAGCGCGGTGATCTCCGCGGCGTCCAGCGGCTCACCGGTGCGCGCGGGCAGCGGGTCCTGCCACAGCAGTACCTCGGAGGGAACCTCGGCGCCCAGGTAGCGCTGGATCGGACCCATGTCGCGGTGCGTCAGCTTGTACCAGGCGCGCGCGAAGGCGTCCGCGAACACGTCCGGGTTCTCATGGAAGCGGCGCGAGATCTGCTCGTAGGCCGGGTCGAAGCGCAGCGCCAGATCGGTGGTGAGCATCTGTGGCTTGTGCTTCTTGGACGCGTCGTGCGCGTACGGGATGGTCGCTTCCGCGTCCTTGGCGACCCACTGGTGCGCACCGGCCGGGGACTTGGTCAGCTCGTACTCGTAGGCGAAGAGGTTGTGGAAGAACTCGTTGCCCCACTTGGTCGGGGTGCTGGTCCAGGTCACCTCCAGACCGCTGGTGATGGCGTCCCCGCCCTTGCCCGTCCCGTACGAGTTGCGCCAGCCCAGGCCCTGCTCCTCCAGCGGGGCACCCTCGGGGTCCGCGCCGACGCTCTCGGCCGGGCCCGCGCCGTGCGTCTTGCCGAAGGTGTGGCCACCGGCGATGAGGGCGACGGTCTCCTCGTCGTTCATCGCCATCCGGCGGAAGGTCTCGCGGATGTCGCGGGCTGCGGCGATCGGGTCCGGGTTGCCGTTGGGGCCCTCGGGATTGACGTAGATCAGGCCCATCTGGACCGCGCCGAGCGGATTCTCCAGCTCACGGTCGCCGGTGTAGCGCTCGTCGTCGAGCCAGGTGGTCTCCGGGCCCCAGTAGACGTCCTCCTCCGACTCCCAGACGTCCTCGCGGCCACCGGCGAAGCCGAAGGTCTTGAGACCCATGGTCTCCAGCGCGACGTTGCCGGTGAGGATCAGCAGGTCGGCCCAGGACAGCGCCTGACCGTACTTCTTCTTGACCGGCCACAGCAGACGGCGGGCCTTGTCCAGGTTGCCGTTGTCCGGCCAGCTGTTCAGCGGGGCAAAGCGTTGCTGACCGGCGCCCGCGCCACCCCGTCCGTCACTGATGCGATACGTGCCTGCGCTGTGCCAGGCCATCCGGATCATCAGGGGCCCGTAGTTGCCGAAGTCGGCCGGCCACCAGTCCTGTGACGTGGTGAGCACCTCGGCGATGTCCCGCTTCACCGTGGGCAGGTCGAGCCCTTGGAATGCGGCCGCGTAGTCGAAGTCCGCACCGAGCGGGTTCGCCACCGCGGGGTTCTTGGCCAGGATCTTCAGGTTGAGGCGGTCCGGCCACCACTGGCGGTTCCCGCCGCCCTGAGTGGGGTGCGCCGCGCGGCCGTGGGCCACGGGGCAGCCGCTCGCTTGCGCCTCGGGCACCTCGGGGATGGCCGTCTCGGGCGAATCCGGGGTGACCGGATCGAAGACATGCGACTCGTGGTTCTCGGTCATGGGCAGTCCTTCCGGACCCGGCGGGTCGTGGGGCGCTGAACGGGGGAGGAGGATTCGGGCCGTGCAGAAGGGGCACGTTGTGTTCCAGGGCCTCACCGCGGGCCACCCGGGCGCCTCACGACCACCGGACCGGACGATCCCGGGCGGTGCGACGAGGACGGTGCTGGGCCGGCGGGTGGCACTGCGCGGTCGACCCGCGGTGTCCCGTCACGTGTCTCTGCTGCCGTACCGGAGTCATCCTGTCTCTTGGATGTCGCCGGGATCGATCCTACGATGGACTTCGTCCAAGTCAAGAAGTGCGCTAAAACCATAACGACCGGGGTGCTGCGTCGTCGGATCCTTCGCGGGGGCCGTCCCCCGCGAAGCGGAGCAGAGGAAACGAGATGAGCGACCTCCTTCAACGTCTACGGGGCCGTGGCTGGCGGATGACCTCGCAGCGCCGTGTCGTCGCGGAGGTCCTCGACGGCGACCACGTGCACCTGACGGCGGACGAGGTGCATCTGCGGGCCGCCGCGCGACTTCCCGAGATCTCCCGCGCGACCGTCTACAACACGCTGGGGGAACTCGTCGGGCTCGGCGAGGTGCTGGAGGTCTCCACCGTGGGCCGGGCCAAGCGCTACGACCCGAACGCGCGCCGCCCCCATCAGCACCTGGTGTGCTCCGGCTGCGGCACGGTCCGCGACGTCCACCCGGCCGGCAATGCCCTCAGTGACCTGCCCGAGGCCGAGCGGTTCGGGTTCGCCGTCGGCTCGGTGGAGATCACCTACCGTGGTTTGTGCCCGGCCTGCGCCTGACCGCGGCGGGATCCACGGCTCCTCCGCAAGCCGGGTCATGGGTGCGCGAGGTGGGAGGCGGCCAGTCCGGTGAGGGCCGGGCCGGTGCTGTCGTAG
This genomic interval carries:
- a CDS encoding sulfatase-like hydrolase/transferase, translating into MLFLMTDQHRVDTLGAYGNPHTRTPNLDRLADEGTRFDSFYTPTAICTPARASLLTGAAPFRHKLLANYERNVGYLEDLSDGQFTFSEQLRAEGYNLGLLGKWHGGVQRTAADYGFEGPDLAGWHNPVDHPDYLAYLTENGLPPYRITDPVRGTTPNGSPGNLLAARLHQPVEATFEYYLATRTIEMLHRFAAQEDHGDGAPFFLATHFFGPHLPYILPDAYYDMYDPGLVELPASVGETFAAKPAVQQNYSKLWAFDTMALEESRKLVAVYWGYVTLVDEQIGRILDAMRELGLDDRTAVFFTADHGEFTGAHRLHDKGPAMYEDIYRIPGLLKVPGAPQGQVREEFVSLTDCTATILDLAGSATEPAVDSRSLLPLVRGEHPQWDEHHLAEFHGHHFPYPQRMLRTRSHKLVINPESCNELYDLDADPDELHNRHDHPELLGVRTALTRQLYDLLRERGDNFYHWMTPMYDVETDYDTTLSAFESDGPEAHSGAGQS
- a CDS encoding ROK family transcriptional regulator gives rise to the protein MLSCMHEHDGPLTRLRRSHEQAVLGLLRRHGPLSRAELGDRSGLSRTTLHDILAGLVGNGSVVTGTPHVEVRKRGRPVEKLSLNPAAGEAVGIDFARRSVHVAAVNFAHEVVGSASEAHAADLSWPERVDIAVRLLAASATVQLDALSAIGVGVVGPITDPGSGNARAQGIDGLPDLLRKQFGVPVLLDNNTRLAALAEAVWGAAADSSDVLYLRLSHGVGGGLVVGGALHRGRNGLSGEFGHITVDPAGRPCDCGGTGCLETRASLDAVLHRYREAGGRAKGIAGLLDAAAAGEPSALKALERVGDDVGGVLAAVCQAVGPGVIVIGGELAEAGRALLAPVERALRQHLMPMARPYVDVRRATLGDAGSALGGIALVLHESPLLSHYPQPVPEENA
- a CDS encoding ABC transporter permease, with product MAVIAPVEKSAAEGRQPQPRRTRHRPLLLNVVAVAAGIAVWAVVAALGLVENLPAPTGVAEKAGAMISDGTLASDTFASLRRVFLGYALGVAVAIPVGFLMGWYPIARALIEPYIQFFRTIPPLALIPLAVVLLGIGEVPKIAVIFLASFMSCVLSSFQGVIDVDRTLINAARVLGASDRTIFAKVVVPASTPFILVGMRIGLGASWATVVAAELIGAQEGLGYRMQKASTWFDMDAVFVSLITIGVLGLVMDRLLLLAERRLTGWQERR
- a CDS encoding ABC transporter ATP-binding protein, translating into MNSKITFRDVVKTFPLKGASFTALGGVSLDIADQEFVTVVGPSGCGKSTLMSMAAGLQEPDSGSVLVDGTPVSGPGPERGVIFQQYALFPWLTVRQNVEFGLKIASVPAAERHRRTEQAISLVGLNEFAEALPKTLSGGMKQRCAIARAYAVDPQVLLMDEPFGALDALTRVQLQDQLLQTWSQEKRTVLFITHDVDEAVYLASRVVVMAARPGRIHRVIDVDLPYPRTEEIRLSPEFLHIRNRVWTAVYHQEAPPRAA
- a CDS encoding aliphatic sulfonate ABC transporter substrate-binding protein — translated: MPRKSIRRAVMALPLAFMLSLSLSACSDSASENNSTVRFGYIGDYNGASLLAIADKQGLWKKAGLTAHVKSFNNGPVQVQALSAGDLDYGYIGPGAMWLPASGKAKVIAIDTLTYADRVIGQPGMTSMKDLKGKRVGVPEGTSGDMILNIALAKAGMTVKDIDKVNMDPSTIVSAFSSGKIDGAGFFYPAIDTIKKKVPGLEEIASTKDTGDAFPTAFVAGNKVPGAKNSKVIKVLQQANDWRKQHPEESIALAAKMLQVTEAQAKSDASHVETLSTADLAAKTRSGEVNQWLKKLGAFFVRNKQLDDNPDPSDYYEGDLYGRTAGK
- the katG gene encoding catalase/peroxidase HPI codes for the protein MTENHESHVFDPVTPDSPETAIPEVPEAQASGCPVAHGRAAHPTQGGGNRQWWPDRLNLKILAKNPAVANPLGADFDYAAAFQGLDLPTVKRDIAEVLTTSQDWWPADFGNYGPLMIRMAWHSAGTYRISDGRGGAGAGQQRFAPLNSWPDNGNLDKARRLLWPVKKKYGQALSWADLLILTGNVALETMGLKTFGFAGGREDVWESEEDVYWGPETTWLDDERYTGDRELENPLGAVQMGLIYVNPEGPNGNPDPIAAARDIRETFRRMAMNDEETVALIAGGHTFGKTHGAGPAESVGADPEGAPLEEQGLGWRNSYGTGKGGDAITSGLEVTWTSTPTKWGNEFFHNLFAYEYELTKSPAGAHQWVAKDAEATIPYAHDASKKHKPQMLTTDLALRFDPAYEQISRRFHENPDVFADAFARAWYKLTHRDMGPIQRYLGAEVPSEVLLWQDPLPARTGEPLDAAEITALKEQVLATDLTVAQLVSAAWASAASFRGSDKRGGANGARIRLEPQRGWEANDPDELAQVLRALEGVQASFNAKGGKQVSLADLIVLAGNAAVERAAKDAGVEVQVPFTAGRVDATQDQTDVESFAALEPVYDGFRNYAGKGSRLPAEYLLLDRANLLTLSAPETTVLVGGLRVLGANTGGSKHGVLTDRPGTLTNDFFVNLLDLGITWKSTSSAQDEFEARDAAGQVKWTGTRADLVFGSNSELRALAEVYAGDDAQQKFVTDFVAAWAKVMDLDRFDLI
- a CDS encoding Fur family transcriptional regulator, encoding MSDLLQRLRGRGWRMTSQRRVVAEVLDGDHVHLTADEVHLRAAARLPEISRATVYNTLGELVGLGEVLEVSTVGRAKRYDPNARRPHQHLVCSGCGTVRDVHPAGNALSDLPEAERFGFAVGSVEITYRGLCPACA